The following proteins come from a genomic window of Amphiura filiformis chromosome 16, Afil_fr2py, whole genome shotgun sequence:
- the LOC140135490 gene encoding uncharacterized protein: MTNSLAQTIKRNFLNCAICLETFHDARALPCQHGFCRECLELYVVSSKDKQTLVCPTCRKDLKISKEGVKDLPVHFLVSSLKNTVDMEEKVQTPDSNTACSNCNAFGNKAKVRCVDCKEYLCDTCYAYHKTFKAMRDHKVITVKDILAGKVNFKKEEENRYCKMHGKICEYLCENEKKALCRDCIILNKCPAWHNRVSLKKTVQKQSDELKDLMRQSDDTLKKFQEAIKVTKKARAELEIHSQIAMDSLAKVKQEHIDIVKKRVREIQSEVHQVKQKRMKLIDQKQTSLESSIKDIQKAAGNTAKVLESESEFEITSTHATLSSQLQKLSKSQPAAIDMSLSYVNFKTEAPAIPIIGHILKYSTPGEKWKRIGQFYTAGFDELHGLDLNQAGSIALCSWDKGIKVISRRGHVKCTLRESPGAFDVACTPNHEYVTSVRGKQQIDICNSTGKHVNTIPVTNVYNKLSRVNSVAVDSNGKIIVGQVLNTISIHNADGSLISKFATESIPLRLASTSNGEIVSSFYDSKLKQGTSVRLMDYFGGNVRVIQPPEEVKVWSPGFVCCSRQGEIFVSNEYKGDPNAVYRFTAEGDYLGCVTTQVKNPQGIAMSRDGMELFVADIQVGDSHVRIFQRP; this comes from the exons ATGACCAACTCTCTAGCACAGACCATAAAGAGAAATTTCCTCAACTGCGCAATTTGTTTAGAGACATTTCATGATGCGAGAGCTCTTCCCTGTCAGCACGGATTCTGCAGAGAGTGTTTAGAGCTGTATGTGGTTTCAAGTAAAGACAAACAAACTCTGGTTTGTCCTACTTGTCGAAAAGATTTGAAGATATCAAAGGAGGGTGTGAAGGATTTACCTGTACATTTTCTTGTGAGCAGTTTGAAGAATACAGTGGACATGGAAGAAAAG GTTCAAACCCCAGACTCCAATACTGCCTGTAGCAACTGCAATGCTTTTGGTAACAAAGCTAAAGTCAGATGTGTTGACTGCAAAGAATATCTCTGTGATACATGTTATGCCTACCATAAGACCTTTAAAGCCATGAGAGACCACAAAGTGATCACCGTGAAGGATATTCTTGCTGGTaaagtgaattttaaaaaggAAGAGGAAAATAGGTACTGCAAGATGCATGGAAAGATATGTGAATATTTATGTGAAAATGAGAAGAAAGCACTTTGCAGGGATTgtataatattgaacaaatgtCCTGCTTGGCATAACCGTGTTAGCCTGAAGAAAACAGTGCAAAAGCAATCAGATGAGTTAAAGGACTTGATGAGGCAGAGTGATGATACATTGAAGAAGTTCCAGGAAGCTATAAAGGTGACAAAAAAGGCAAGAGCAGAACTTGAAATTCATTCGCAAATAGCCATGGACTCACTTGCAAAGGTAAAGCAAGAACATATTGACATTGTGAAGAAGAGAGTGAGAGAAATCCAGTCAGAAGTCCACCAAGTCAAGCAGAAAAGAATGAAACTGATTGACCAGAAGCAGACAAGCCTGGAGTCAAgtattaaagatattcaaaaaGCTGCAGGAAACACTGCCAAAGTCCTTGAATCAGAATCTGAATTTGAAATAACATCCACTCATGCCACCCTATCTTCACAACTTCAGAAGCTTTCAAAGTCCCAGCCAGCAGCAATAGACATGTCTCTTAGTTATGTGAATTTCAAAACAGAAGCGCCAGCTATTCCAATCATAGGGCATATATTGAAGTATAGCACACCAGGAGAAAAATGGAAACGGATTGGGCAGTTTTACACTGCAGGCTTTGATGAGCTACATGGACTTGATTTAAATCAAGCTGGTAGTATTGCATTATGTAGTTGGGACAAGGGGATTAAAGTGATTTCTAggaggggtcatgtcaaatgtacaCTCCGAGAGTCTCCTGGGGCATTTGATGTTGCCTGTACACCTAATCATGAGTATGTAACTAGTGTAAGAGGTAAACAACAGATTGATATCTGCAATAGTACTGGCAAACATGTGAATACTATTCCTGTAACTAATGTGTACAATAAGTTATCTAGAGTTAATTCAGTAGCAGTAGATTCTAATGGTAAAATCATAGTAGGGCAGGTATTAAATACCATATCCATCCACAATGCTGATGGTTCTCTCATCTCAAAGTTTGCGACAGAATCAATACCATTACGCCTTGCAAGTACCTCCAATGGAGAGATTGTCAGTTCCTTCTATgactcaaaattaaaacaaggaaCATCTGTGAGGCTGATGGATTACTTTGGTGGCAATGTGAGGGTCATCCAGCCTCCAGAAGAAGTTAAAGTATGGTCCCCTGGTTTTGTGTGTTGTAGTAGACAAGGTGAGATATTTGTCTCTAATGAATACAAAGGTGATCCTAATGCTGTATACAGGTTCACAGCTGAAGGTGATTACCTGGGATGTGTTACTACACAGGTTAAAAACCCACAAGGTATTGCAATGTCAAGGGATGGCATGGAGCTGTTTGTTGCAGACATTCAAGTTGGGGATAGCCATGTCAGAATATTTCAGCGGCCATGA